ATTTCTTGAGATAAttgggtttattttaaattttcaatttgatgcTAGTAATTACAAAAACGTTAAGCTTAAAATTCCAGGAGTTAGCTGCTGTTAAGTGGCTAAAATACTTGATGACATTCAAATCTCAAAGACAAGAGATCCGGAGGCGTAGCTGACGCTGGAGTCCTCCATGTCCTCGCACTGGCTGCTCTGGGCGTACTTGAGGAACTTGAAACTCATCTTGTCGTAACCCTGATCCTGCAGCGCCTTCACGGCGCCCAGCATCACTCCAATGGGATGGCGACCGCATATCGTGTTGTTGTACTTCCGCAAGTACTCGGTAAACGACTGCGGACTGAGCGACTCGATGATGTCCATTCCCTGCTTGTCCAGCTTCTCAATGGACTTGTGGATGGCCCCGCACGAGCGGTCGTAGTACGTGTAGCTGAAGCGCTGGCCCCAGTGGCAGAAGTCGGAGGATATCACAAACAGGTTGGTGGGGTCCATCAGGTAAGACGATAGCAGGGTGCCGTACTGAGCCTCTTGCTCGGGATTCAGCGAACCCACCAGGATAGGCACAATGGTGAACTGATCCTTGTAGCTGCAAGAACACAAGTCTCT
This genomic window from Drosophila gunungcola strain Sukarami chromosome 3R, Dgunungcola_SK_2, whole genome shotgun sequence contains:
- the LOC128266217 gene encoding protein MEMO1 — protein: MSARRATHAGSWYTDSGSELSRQLDRWLGAADLSHGPARAIIAPHAGYTYCGACGAFAYRQVSPVVVKRIFILGPSHHVRLRGCALSVAKKYRTPLYDLKIDTQINAELEKTGQFSWMDMKTDEDEHSIEMHLPYIAKVMEDYKDQFTIVPILVGSLNPEQEAQYGTLLSSYLMDPTNLFVISSDFCHWGQRFSYTYYDRSCGAIHKSIEKLDKQGMDIIESLSPQSFTEYLRKYNNTICGRHPIGVMLGAVKALQDQGYDKMSFKFLKYAQSSQCEDMEDSSVSYASGSLVFEI